The proteins below come from a single Pseudomonadota bacterium genomic window:
- the selB gene encoding selenocysteine-specific translation elongation factor: MIVGTAGHIDHGKTALIKALTGIDADRLPEEKARGITIDLGFAYRPIAGGETLGFVDVPGHERFVHNMLAGATGIDFALLVVAADDGPMPQTREHLAILDLLGVRQGVVALSKADLVGPDRLLEVSEELNALLEGTLLAGVKILPISALSGDGVPALERLLLDAAASLPERQAGGRFRLAIDRSFSLTGAGTVVTGTVASGRVKVGDRLLISPSGIEARVRGIHAQNREAKEGHVGQRCAVNLTGTGVDREKIHRGDWLVDPALHTPTDRIDARLRLLASEDRPLRHWTPVHLHLGAAHLPARVAILEGETVAPGEEASVQLVLDRPIGALTGDRFILRDQSARRTIGGGRILDPFPPSRGRRRPERLAALAALAEAEPESALARLIEIEPGWVDLARFALSFNLGDAEALWRKLGLVIIADGRQRFGLSRSRTASLGSELKQALAAYHAKTPDSPGLELERLRLALARRLPPAVFAALAASLLAEKAIEADGPWLRMPGHAVKLTPADQKLWARIEPTLARERFQPPRVRDFAQSLGQREEDVRKLLKRLARMGKLIEVAHDHFFLRSNVAALLAIAGELSRPGTFTAAQFRDRISTGRKLAIQILEFFDRTGVTLRDGDLRRLRADRLHHFGTGGG; this comes from the coding sequence GTGATCGTCGGCACGGCAGGCCATATCGATCACGGCAAGACGGCGCTCATCAAGGCCTTGACCGGAATCGACGCCGATCGCCTGCCGGAAGAGAAGGCGCGCGGCATCACCATCGATCTGGGCTTTGCCTATCGGCCGATCGCCGGCGGAGAGACCTTAGGGTTCGTCGACGTGCCCGGCCATGAGCGCTTCGTCCACAACATGCTGGCCGGCGCCACCGGCATCGACTTCGCGCTCCTCGTGGTTGCCGCCGACGACGGACCGATGCCGCAGACCCGCGAGCATCTCGCCATCCTGGATCTGCTGGGGGTCAGACAGGGCGTGGTGGCGCTCAGCAAAGCCGACCTGGTGGGGCCGGATCGCCTCCTCGAGGTGAGCGAGGAGCTGAACGCCCTTCTCGAAGGCACCTTGCTTGCCGGCGTGAAAATCCTGCCGATTTCGGCGCTTTCCGGCGACGGCGTGCCGGCCCTCGAGCGGCTGCTCTTGGACGCCGCAGCGAGCCTGCCTGAGCGCCAAGCGGGGGGCCGGTTCCGGCTTGCCATCGACCGCAGCTTCAGCCTGACCGGCGCCGGCACGGTGGTGACCGGCACCGTCGCCTCGGGCAGGGTCAAGGTCGGCGACCGGCTGCTCATCAGCCCATCCGGTATCGAGGCGCGGGTTCGCGGCATCCACGCGCAGAACCGCGAGGCGAAAGAGGGCCATGTCGGCCAACGCTGCGCCGTCAACCTGACCGGGACCGGCGTCGATCGAGAAAAGATCCATCGCGGCGACTGGCTCGTCGATCCGGCGCTGCATACCCCCACCGACCGCATCGACGCCCGCCTCAGGCTGTTGGCGAGCGAGGACCGCCCTCTCCGCCACTGGACGCCGGTGCATCTGCACCTGGGTGCCGCACATCTGCCGGCGCGCGTGGCGATTCTCGAGGGCGAGACGGTGGCGCCGGGCGAAGAGGCTTCGGTGCAGCTCGTGCTGGATCGCCCGATCGGCGCGCTCACCGGCGACCGCTTCATCCTCCGTGACCAATCGGCCCGCCGAACCATCGGCGGCGGCCGCATCCTCGATCCCTTTCCGCCGTCGCGGGGACGCCGTCGGCCGGAGCGCTTGGCGGCCCTGGCCGCACTCGCCGAAGCGGAGCCGGAGTCAGCGCTCGCCCGCCTCATCGAGATCGAGCCGGGCTGGGTCGATCTCGCCCGTTTCGCGCTCTCCTTCAACCTCGGCGATGCCGAGGCGCTGTGGCGGAAGCTCGGCCTGGTGATCATCGCCGACGGCCGGCAGCGCTTCGGCCTCAGCCGAAGCCGCACCGCGTCCCTGGGCAGCGAGCTCAAGCAGGCGCTTGCCGCTTATCACGCGAAGACGCCGGACAGTCCCGGCTTGGAATTGGAGCGTCTCCGGCTGGCGCTGGCGCGCCGGCTGCCGCCCGCGGTTTTCGCAGCGCTCGCCGCCTCGCTCCTGGCCGAGAAGGCGATCGAGGCCGACGGCCCGTGGCTCCGAATGCCCGGCCATGCGGTCAAGCTCACCCCGGCGGACCAGAAGCTCTGGGCCCGCATCGAGCCGACGCTCGCGCGGGAGCGCTTCCAGCCGCCCAGGGTCCGCGATTTCGCCCAGTCCCTGGGTCAGCGCGAAGAGGACGTGCGCAAGCTCTTGAAGCGGCTTGCGCGCATGGGAAAGCTGATCGAGGTCGCCCATGACCACTTCTTCCTGCGCAGCAACGTGGCCGCCCTCCTCGCCATCGCCGGCGAGCTCAGCCGCCCGGGCACGTTCACTGCCGCGCAATTCCGCGACCGGATCAGCACCGGGCGCAAGCTGGCGATCCAGATCCTGGAGTTCTTCGATCGCACCGGCGTCACGCTCCGCGATGGGGATTTGCGGCGGCTGCGCGCCGATCGCCTTCATCACTTTGGTACCGGCGGCGGATGA
- a CDS encoding glycine cleavage system protein H produces MPVVNGCHLPDDLFYDVRNQLWYRELPDGSVEVGITAVASAMVGHIIAVTPKRPGRRLEAGQACAVVEAGKLIGAAKIAFAAEILASNEDLLDRPGPINTDPHGAGWLVRVKPEDWPSAKAALTPGPEVAEPYLRKMREEDFPGCEGPS; encoded by the coding sequence ATGCCGGTGGTGAATGGCTGCCATCTGCCGGACGATCTCTTCTACGACGTTCGAAACCAGCTCTGGTATCGCGAGCTCCCGGACGGGTCGGTCGAGGTCGGCATCACCGCGGTCGCTTCCGCCATGGTCGGCCACATCATCGCGGTAACGCCGAAGCGCCCCGGTCGCCGTCTCGAAGCGGGCCAGGCCTGCGCTGTGGTGGAGGCGGGCAAGCTCATTGGCGCCGCCAAGATCGCCTTCGCCGCCGAGATCCTCGCCAGCAACGAGGATCTCCTCGATCGGCCTGGACCGATCAACACCGATCCCCATGGTGCCGGCTGGCTGGTGCGGGTGAAGCCGGAGGATTGGCCGTCGGCGAAGGCGGCGCTGACGCCCGGGCCCGAAGTCGCCGAACCCTATCTCCGGAAGATGCGCGAGGAAGACTTCCCGGGCTGCGAAGGGCCTTCTTAG